CCTCGACGAACGGCCGAAAGCCGCCGCACTCCAGAACGAGGAGTTCAGTTAGATAGCCCGAGAACCCCCGTGTCCGGAGGTCGCTGCCGTAGACGCCGATCCCAGTGAGGAACTGCTTGCAGACCCGGACGTCGCCGGTGAGGTCGTCGTCGAGGTGCTCGTCGAGGTACTCGGTGTGGAAGGGGGTGCGGTCGACCGCTGACTGGATCTGCGTCGCGTCGGCGACCGCATAGCAGGGAACCAGATCGACGTCGAATCCGCCGCGCTGCCCGACGACGTAAGGGTGTTCGGCGTACTCTTCGCGGCCCTCAGGGAAGACCTGCCGGCCGATCTGCAGACCGTACGCCTCGAGCTCCTCGCGCGGGAGGTCGGCCGGGAACCGGACGAACAGGTCGACGTCGCGGTCGCCAGCGATCCAGGTTCCGCGGGCCGTCGAGCCGACCTGGACGACGTCGGCTTCGATCGGGAGGTCGGTGATGGCGGTCTCAATCTCGGTGGTCAGTTCGTCGACAACCGCCTGCAGGCGCTCGCGTTCGCCGGGTCCGGGATCGACGCGCTCGCGGATGTCTTCGAGGACGGCGTCGAACTCATCGCTCATATCAGAGGGATGCCGACAAGTACGTGAAAGCGTGTCGATGCGGTCGCGAAGCGAAAGCCCTATCAAATAACTCCGACTACGAGAAATTGCGATCACGAGCCGCCGTAGCTCAGCTGGTAGAGCACCTGGTTGTTACCCAGGTTGTCCCAGGTTCGAGCCCTGGCGGCGGCGTAAAATCGCGGAGCGATTTTTCGGCCCACGAGAACTGCTATGCAGTTCTCGGGACGGCGTCAATTTTCACAGAAAATTCACGGCCCATGAGACGTAGTCTCACGATGGCGTCCTTCTATCGCGAACAAGTCGGCGAGCGGAGCGAGCCGTCCGTGAGCGATGTGGACGAGATCGACAGGCTCGAACACGGAAGTCGCAGCCTGCACAGCCGAACGGAGTGAGGCGAGCAGGACCGTCTTGCATCGGTTCGAGCACTGGCGGCGTTCGGAGGACGCAGACACCCCCAAGACGGTACAGTTTAGTCTCCGTATCGTGAAAGCGCGATTGAGGGCCCTTAGCTTAGTCTGGTTAAAGCGATCGGCTCATAACCGATTGAGCGCTGGTTCAAATCCGGCAGGGCCCATCCAATTTCTGCCCGGTTCTGAGCCGAAGTAGTATCGGCAGTATAGTGTCCGAAAGTGGGGATAGTACAGGATCGAGAATATCGTTTCTAGTTTCGATGTCGCGTGTTCTGAAACCGGTCCATACGGGGGCCAACGTGCCAATCCCTGTTGGGAATCACAGGGGGCGGATCGGCCCGTTTCGGTCTCTGGGCTGTTCTGCCCGTCACGTCGCGTGTCGAGAGAGAACCCGTTGGAGTCTCGAACCTGTTCGAGGACCACGGGCTCCGCGAACGGCTGCACCGCCAGGAGGTGGTCGGACAGGGGAGTCAGGAGATGCCCGCATCGGCGGCCGACTAACGTGGGCCGTCCAGACCTGTCTCAGTCAGCGCCCTGCTGCAGCTCCTCGTACTTCTCCTCGAAGCGGGCTTCACACGAGGGACAGCAGAACTGATAGAGGTCGCCGTCGATCCGGGCGGCGGTTCCCTCGTTGTCGACCGTATTCCCACACTGGGCACAGGAGAGGGCGAACTCCGTCCCGCCCAGATCGGGTGACCACTCCGCCTGGGAGAGCAACGTCACCGCGAAGTCATCGATCACGTCGCCCTCGACGGTGTCGGTCAGCCAACTTGCGACGTCGTTGTCGGGCACACGAGCGAAGACCACCAGATCGGCTTCGGCGGTCGTGAACACGTGCTCGACGGCGTCGGCGGCCAGGAACGTCTCCGCGAGTGCGGACGTCTCCGGGCCGTTCGACGCGAGATCGAGTGTCACCAGGACGGGGATCCCCTTGCGTAGCTGCGAGCGGTCGATAGCCAGCGTGAAGCGCTCGATGATCCCCATCTCCTGAAGGCGCTCGACGCGATCGGAGACGGCCGGGGCAGAGAGGCCGACGACCTCCGCGATGTCGCTGTAGGGCCGCCGGGCGTTGGACAACAGTAACTCCATGATCTCGAGGTCGGTCTCGTCGAGGTCGCGCATACCCGAATACAACGACATCACCCGACAAAAGGTTCACCGGCTATCGACTTTCGATTTGGCGTGGTAGTGTCAGGATGTGCCTGTCTCGTCTTCGGGAGCGGTCAGATACTG
The Halapricum salinum genome window above contains:
- a CDS encoding winged helix-turn-helix transcriptional regulator, encoding MRDLDETDLEIMELLLSNARRPYSDIAEVVGLSAPAVSDRVERLQEMGIIERFTLAIDRSQLRKGIPVLVTLDLASNGPETSALAETFLAADAVEHVFTTAEADLVVFARVPDNDVASWLTDTVEGDVIDDFAVTLLSQAEWSPDLGGTEFALSCAQCGNTVDNEGTAARIDGDLYQFCCPSCEARFEEKYEELQQGAD